From Chloroflexota bacterium, one genomic window encodes:
- a CDS encoding universal stress protein, with product MYQNILLAVDGSEHALSAAHLAGETARYHQAALWIVVAYEPVPSYLGEPDFQRVVSARLEYATGILDAAVAAAGEIAGGVDTELLEGPEAEAILNVANARKVDLIVMGSRGLGRLTGFFLGSVSQKVVAHAPCPVLLVK from the coding sequence ATGTATCAGAATATTCTGCTGGCAGTGGATGGATCGGAACACGCACTGAGTGCTGCGCACCTGGCTGGTGAAACGGCGCGGTATCATCAGGCTGCGTTATGGATTGTAGTCGCTTACGAGCCGGTACCATCGTATCTGGGAGAACCTGATTTCCAGCGGGTGGTATCGGCTCGTTTAGAGTACGCAACAGGCATTCTGGATGCAGCTGTTGCCGCGGCGGGCGAAATTGCGGGCGGCGTGGATACCGAGCTTTTGGAAGGCCCCGAAGCTGAGGCAATTTTAAATGTTGCCAATGCGCGCAAGGTTGATCTGATTGTGATGGGGTCGCGTGGCCTGGGACGCCTGACCGGATTCTTTTTGGGCAGTGTTAGCCAGAAGGTTGTTGCTCACGCGCCGTGTCCGGTACTTCTCGTCAAATAG
- a CDS encoding molybdenum cofactor guanylyltransferase: protein MLSLVIQAGGQSSRMGQEKALLSFSGRPLIERVLERVKYLADETLITTNTPAGFRYLEIPLIPDIIPERGALGGLYTALCAARGDLVAIVACDLPFANAAILAACRDLLLITPADAAIPRTEYGLEPLHAVYRRATCLPAVKAAIDTNQWRMIAWHKNAQIHEVPEDILHPLDPRGLAFMNVNTPEEFQRAESLA from the coding sequence ATGTTATCTCTCGTCATTCAAGCAGGCGGCCAATCCAGCCGCATGGGGCAAGAGAAAGCCCTGCTATCTTTTTCGGGCAGGCCGCTGATTGAGCGCGTCCTGGAGAGAGTGAAATATCTGGCCGATGAGACGCTGATCACCACCAACACTCCGGCTGGGTTCCGTTACCTGGAGATTCCCCTCATCCCAGACATCATCCCCGAAAGGGGCGCGCTCGGTGGGCTGTACACCGCCCTGTGCGCGGCGCGCGGCGATCTCGTAGCGATTGTGGCCTGCGATCTGCCCTTCGCCAACGCAGCTATTTTAGCCGCCTGCCGCGACTTGCTGCTCATCACCCCTGCCGACGCCGCCATTCCGCGCACTGAGTACGGCCTGGAGCCGCTGCACGCTGTCTACCGCCGCGCAACCTGTTTACCCGCTGTCAAAGCCGCGATTGACACTAATCAATGGCGTATGATCGCCTGGCACAAAAACGCCCAGATTCACGAAGTGCCCGAAGATATTCTGCACCCACTTGACCCGCGCGGGCTGGCCTTCATGAATGTCAATACGCCCGAAGAATTTCAGCGCGCGGAGAGTTTAGCCTAA
- the amrS gene encoding AmmeMemoRadiSam system radical SAM enzyme: MNTVAEKLDALTRPGKLYEQLEDRAVRCYACGHRCLIREGRRGVCQVRFNQGGELRVPWGYVAGLQVDPVEKKPFYHLLAGEDALSFGMLGCDFHCGYCQNWLSSQTLRDPTSDVSERYIRQITPQQLVDYGLRGGAAIVASTYNEPLITSEWAVAIFKLAQVAGMKCIYVSNGNATPEVFDYLRPYLTGYKIDLKTMQDQQYRRLGGVLQHVLDSIRRAHDLGLWVEVVTLVVPGFNDSTDELMDMARFVRSVSADIPWHVSAFHPDYKMTEPGRTPVETLHRAGEIGQEAGLRYVYAGNVAGQLDAYAHTRCHACNKVLIERYGYVIRGYRISAEGTCPDCGTKIPGVWTQHPERVRLGGPGFPRRL, translated from the coding sequence ATGAACACCGTCGCTGAAAAACTGGATGCTCTGACGCGCCCCGGCAAATTATATGAGCAGCTTGAAGATCGTGCCGTGCGCTGCTACGCCTGCGGGCATCGCTGCCTGATCCGTGAGGGGCGGCGCGGGGTGTGCCAGGTGCGTTTCAATCAGGGCGGCGAGTTGCGCGTGCCGTGGGGCTATGTGGCCGGGCTGCAAGTAGACCCAGTGGAGAAGAAACCTTTTTATCATTTGCTAGCGGGGGAAGATGCGCTCAGTTTTGGGATGCTGGGCTGTGATTTCCATTGTGGTTATTGCCAGAATTGGCTTAGTTCGCAGACATTGCGCGATCCGACATCGGACGTTTCGGAGCGCTATATCCGCCAGATTACGCCGCAACAGTTGGTCGATTATGGCCTGCGCGGCGGTGCGGCGATTGTCGCTTCGACATATAATGAGCCGTTGATTACCTCGGAGTGGGCCGTGGCAATTTTCAAGCTGGCGCAAGTCGCGGGGATGAAGTGTATCTACGTCTCAAATGGTAATGCCACGCCTGAAGTATTTGATTACCTGCGCCCGTATCTGACCGGCTACAAGATTGATTTGAAGACCATGCAGGACCAACAGTATCGGCGGCTGGGTGGGGTGTTGCAGCACGTGCTGGACAGCATCCGGCGGGCGCATGATCTGGGCCTGTGGGTAGAGGTGGTTACGCTGGTGGTGCCCGGCTTCAATGACAGCACCGACGAGTTGATGGACATGGCGCGTTTTGTGCGCTCGGTGTCGGCGGATATTCCCTGGCATGTTTCGGCGTTCCACCCCGATTACAAGATGACCGAGCCGGGGCGTACGCCCGTAGAAACGCTGCATCGGGCGGGCGAAATTGGGCAGGAGGCCGGGCTGCGTTATGTTTACGCCGGGAATGTGGCCGGGCAGTTGGATGCGTACGCGCATACGCGTTGTCACGCGTGCAATAAGGTGCTGATTGAGCGTTACGGCTATGTCATTCGCGGTTATCGCATATCCGCAGAAGGTACATGCCCGGACTGCGGCACAAAAATCCCTGGTGTATGGACTCAGCATCCGGAGCGAGTGCGCCTGGGCGGGCCGGGCTTTCCGCGCAGATTGTAG
- a CDS encoding 4Fe-4S binding protein, with translation RLTLETPQQIAARLGGDVKTTKNMLKTMLRKGLINAGRAEGGFGYGLLPFVVGIYEMQIGRIDAQLAQLFEDYYQRAYSRVLAVEPAVHRVIPVNQTVKVDMEVHPFESATGIVDSANAWGVMDCICRKQKDLIGDPCSHPIEDTCMIFSKRPGAFDGNEVVRALTQEEAHTTLKRAADAGLVHSVSNTQEGLHYVCNCCTCSCGVLRGMAEMGMANVVARSAFLNQVDPDLCQGCETCVDYCQFDALAMGEEFVMEVSGLRCVGCGVCVPACPDEALVLVRRPEDELRPVPPRESDWMSERAVARGLDLTEVL, from the coding sequence TGCGTCTGACGCTGGAAACGCCGCAGCAGATCGCCGCGCGTTTAGGTGGCGATGTTAAAACGACCAAGAATATGCTCAAAACGATGTTGCGTAAAGGGCTTATTAACGCGGGTCGAGCAGAAGGCGGTTTTGGCTATGGCCTGCTGCCCTTCGTGGTGGGTATTTACGAGATGCAAATTGGCCGAATTGATGCGCAATTGGCGCAGCTTTTCGAAGACTATTACCAACGTGCGTATAGCCGCGTGCTGGCGGTCGAGCCTGCCGTGCATCGTGTCATTCCCGTCAATCAAACCGTCAAGGTGGATATGGAAGTGCATCCCTTCGAGAGTGCCACTGGCATTGTCGATTCGGCCAACGCCTGGGGTGTGATGGATTGCATTTGCCGCAAGCAAAAAGACCTGATCGGCGACCCCTGTTCACACCCCATCGAAGATACATGCATGATCTTCAGCAAACGCCCCGGCGCGTTTGATGGCAACGAAGTTGTCCGCGCCCTTACGCAAGAAGAAGCCCACACCACGCTCAAACGCGCCGCCGATGCCGGGCTGGTGCACTCGGTCAGCAATACGCAAGAGGGCCTGCACTACGTTTGCAATTGCTGCACCTGTTCGTGCGGCGTGCTGCGCGGCATGGCCGAGATGGGGATGGCTAACGTTGTGGCGCGTTCGGCATTCCTTAACCAGGTTGACCCTGATCTTTGTCAGGGCTGCGAAACTTGTGTGGATTATTGTCAATTTGATGCTTTAGCAATGGGGGAAGAATTTGTGATGGAAGTTAGCGGATTGCGTTGTGTGGGCTGTGGTGTGTGTGTGCCGGCCTGCCCAGACGAGGCCCTGGTGTTGGTGCGCCGACCCGAAGATGAACTACGCCCGGTGCCGCCGCGCGAATCCGACTGGATGAGTGAAC